The genomic DNA CTATTTGTCCCAGAGTGTTCATACTTGTTTGACTAGCTCCTGGGTGTAAGGGTGTTGAGGATTAGTCATAATTTGTGCCGCTGTACCAGTTTCTACAATTTGCCCCCTATACATAACTAATAGACGATCGCAGAAGTGTCGTGCCAAGTTCAAGTCATGGGTAATAAATAGGAGGGAAAGATGGTATTGTTTTTGCAAGTCTGCTAACAGTTGTAAAATCTGCCATTGCCAATTTGCGTCTAGCATACTGACAGGTTCATCACAGATGAGAATTTGGGGCTGTAAAATTAATGCCCTAGCGATCGCTACGCGTTGCAGTTGCCCCCCTGACAGTTCCTGGGGATAACGATGCATGAATTGGGCAGATAAACCCACCTGTTCCAATAAGTTACGCACAGATTGGTAACGGTCACAGTCAATGTTGTGAATCATAAGGGGGTCAGCAATGGCTTGCCCGATCGTCATTTTGGGATTGAGGGAAGCCCTAGGGTCTTGGAAAATCATCTGTACTAAGCGAGCTAGTTTTTTGCCAGATAATTTTTGGTTGTGAATCAGGACGTTGCCCCCGTCGGGTTTAATTAAATCAGCCACCATTCTAGCGGTGGTACTCTTGCCACTACCACTAGCACCAATTATGCCTAACACCTCCTGGGGGTACAGCACAAAACTAACATTATCTACTGCCTTAAATTGCCCGTATTTTTTCGTCAACTCCCTTGCCACTAGAACGGGCCCATCGCTATTTACCAAAGATTGTCTGGCATAGGGACGACAACTCTCCACTAACTGGCGGGTATAGGGATGCTGGGGCACTTTGAGCAACCGATCGGGACTGGCAACTTCCACTATTTTCCCTGCTGCCATGACTGCTACACGATCGCAATAGCGCCTGACCAACTCCAAATCGTGGCTGATCAGTAGTAACCCCTTCTCCTGCTGGCGACAGAGAGAGGTCATCAGGTGTAAAACCGATCGAGCAGTTTGCCCGTCCAAGCTGGTGGTAGGTTCATCGGCAATCAACAGTTGGGGTTGGAGCAGGAGTGTTAAAGCAATCATCACCCGTTGGCGCATCCCCCCACTTAACTCATGGGCATAGCTGTAGGCATAGCGGGGATCAATTTGCACTTGTAGCAACGCCTTCTCTAGGCGGGACTTGACCTCCCTTGCACTGATCCCATGGGCAACCAGCATTTCCCTGGCATGGGCTATGACTGTCATAAAAGGATTAAACCTAGTCATGGGGTCTTGCAAAATTAAGCCTACCTTCCGCCCCCGCCAGTTGGGTGACCAGGACTCTCCCCCTAGGCGTATTTCCCCCGTAACCATTGTTCCTTGGGGCAGAATCCCCACCACTGCCCGTGCCAATGTGGACTTGCCGCAACCACTTTCCCCCACCAAACCTAATACCTCCCCCTCCGCCAATGTCAGGCTCACCCGATCGAGGACTTTACCCCCCGCCCGATAGGACACCGATAACTCCTGCAGCTGTAACAATCGTCCTGGGAAAGTTTATA from Pseudanabaenaceae cyanobacterium SKYG29 includes the following:
- a CDS encoding ABC transporter ATP-binding protein; its protein translation is MLQLQELSVSYRAGGKVLDRVSLTLAEGEVLGLVGESGCGKSTLARAVVGILPQGTMVTGEIRLGGESWSPNWRGRKVGLILQDPMTRFNPFMTVIAHAREMLVAHGISAREVKSRLEKALLQVQIDPRYAYSYAHELSGGMRQRVMIALTLLLQPQLLIADEPTTSLDGQTARSVLHLMTSLCRQQEKGLLLISHDLELVRRYCDRVAVMAAGKIVEVASPDRLLKVPQHPYTRQLVESCRPYARQSLVNSDGPVLVARELTKKYGQFKAVDNVSFVLYPQEVLGIIGASGSGKSTTARMVADLIKPDGGNVLIHNQKLSGKKLARLVQMIFQDPRASLNPKMTIGQAIADPLMIHNIDCDRYQSVRNLLEQVGLSAQFMHRYPQELSGGQLQRVAIARALILQPQILICDEPVSMLDANWQWQILQLLADLQKQYHLSLLFITHDLNLARHFCDRLLVMYRGQIVETGTAAQIMTNPQHPYTQELVKQV